Sequence from the Maribellus comscasis genome:
TCATATCTACATTCATGGCAACCGGAACTTAATAGAGCAAGGTGTTGATGAAAATGGGCGAAAGTACTACAAGATTTATTATCAAGAGGAGAGTTAACGACCCGTTACAAAAGCTATTTGTTAAAGTGTAAAAAATGGGATTTTATCTGACAGACAATAAAAATTGGTTAGAATATATCTTACAACATATTTTCTTTTCAAACGCCCTCTTTTCATTAGGGGAGGGGATTTGAAAAGAAAAGAAAAAATGTAATTGGATTTAACTTGTCTGACAACGAAGATTGTCGAATGATATGCTAACTTTTACAGTTAAAGATAACAGAGCATCAATGATATTATTTATTATCCGTTAGAGTAGCCGAACTTCTATTAGTCTTTATTAAGCTTCCCGGAAACGCCACAAGCCACCACCTCAGTTCCTCAAACTACCACCATCCGTACATTCATTTATTTGTCATGTAGTTACGCATAAATTCGTCCATGCATCAATAGTGGTGCAACAACTAAAACATTCGTAAGATGGACGAAAAAATCAGTAACGACGACAAAAAAGTATTACTCGTTAAAGAAGCAAATGGCGGCAAAGTAAAAGCCGTCACCGGTATGGATGAAAAAGGCAACATCCAAACCACGGAACCAACAGCAAAAAACCAAAACAGCCTTTTTGCCGTGAACACAAACGAAGCCATACTGGAGGCGTTTTTCAAAAAAATGGTAGAACAGGCGCAGCAACCCTCACACACGGGATTTTTTCTGATGACAGAAAAAATGCTGGATAAACTTATCAAAATCGACCTCGACCCTCACGAACTGGAACTACACCGTGTCAATCCGGTAGAGTATCTTGAAAAGGTACAGAAACAGAACGCGCAACAAACACAGGGTGGCGGTGATGAAACTACTCAAAGTACTTTCCAGCCGATGGATGTCAGTAAAATAGACCGGCAGGAACTCCAAAAATACGGAATCAACGCTGCCGATTTGGAACCTCATCTCAAAGCCATGTCCTACGGACACAAATCACCGCAAATGATTCCCCTAAACCCTGAACTGGAACCAGGTATCCGCGTTCCCACCAAAGGACGTGTATCGCTGGAAGAGCAAGCCGACGGTTCGCTCAAAATCATACCACATTACTGGGAGGAAAAGCCTAACCTGGATGCCCCTTTTCACGGCGTACTTCTCAACGAACAGGATAAGGAAAACCTGCGGCAATCGTTGAACGCGGGCAGGGTGATTGAACTGGAACCTTCGCCCGGACAGAAAATCCCGGCTTTTGTTTCGCTCGACCGGCTTACCAACAAACTCGAAGCTCTGCCCGTGGAGAACATCTCCATTCCCAATAAAATAAAAGGGGCAGACCTTTCTGAAGGCCAGCAAAACAGGCTCGGAGCAGGAGAAAAAGTGCTGGTAGAGAAAATGGTTTCCCGCACAGGCCGGTTCTTTGATGGATATATCCAAATCAATGCTTCGGACAAAAAGTTTGATTTCTCTTATGAAGGGCTCGACCGTAACCGTTATTCACAAGAGAATAAGGAAGTCCGCCGCCAGCAGAAAGAAAATGCACCGGAAGGGGAATCAGAAAAACAAAAACAACTCTTCATCCCCAAAAAATTGCTTGGCGTTGAGTTGACTGAAAAACAGCAGGAATTCCTCAAAGCAGGCCAGGCCACCTATATCAGGGGGATGCTGAAAGACGATAAGGGGGAACCATTCAATGCATGGGTAAAACCTAATCCTGAAAAAATGAAATTCGATTTTTTCAAATGGAACCCCGACAAAGCTAAAAAGCAGGGCGCAGAAGTGAAACCTGCAGAAGAAAGCAAAACGCAGGTAGCTGTCAACAACGATGGAAAAACCAATGAAGCGACCAAAAACGTGAAAGAGCCATTAAAACAGGGACAGCAAAAACCCACCGAAAGCCAGTTTATGCAAGAAGCACGCAGGCCTGCTGCAAAGAAAAGCGGGATTAAAATCTGAGTTCTGTTTTAAACAGTTCCGGCTGAAACCAACAGAAGACAATTTCAACCGGGAATGGTTATATTTACCACTGAATATACCGCTGCTTTCTTCAATAGGCATAACTTTTCTTTGTTTATTGCTTGTCGGTGACGGATATTTTAGTGGTACGCTCCGGGTGGGAACCCGGGGCGTTTTTGCCTGATAAACCTTCCCTTTTTCAACCACTAAATATCCGTTATCATGAGAAATACAAAAGATAAAACCGGGCAGGAATTGTCCTATTACAGGTTCTCCCTCCTTTCTTACCTGAAAGAGAACCACCCCAAACGCACCGGAAACGCAGCTTTTATAAAAGAACGTGCTGATGCCGCTGCAGAAACTTACAGCAATGCTGTTAAAAACGGTCAGACGCACATTGAAGCCGAAGAACTGGCTTCTGAAGTACTTTACCAGGGACTGCATTTTTCCGCTTACAACACCCTTGTTCACATTCTTTGGAACGAGTTTTCAGCAGAAATACCTGAAGAAAGGGCAAAGGAGATTGCCCTTCAAATCTTACCTCTATGCAGTGAAGTGCTGGACAAATACGCCCTTACGGATGATTTTGCCAGTACTTCGCAATACGATGAATTATATACCGAACTGACGGGAACCGTCGAAATACTGCTCGAAGATGGCTTACAATAAAAAGGCGCACCTGCGGGCAAATATCGATGCGATAAAAACGGCGTTTGCCCTTGAACGGGAGAACCGTTGGGCAACAGCCGGGGAAAGGGAAATACTCGCCCGGTATTCCGGATTTGGTGCTATTAAGGAAATCCTCGACCCTCTGCCAACTAATGGTTCAGCAAATCCCCTGATAAATGAGCTGCATGATGTTTTACGCGAAAATACCCGCGATGAAAAAGAATACAAACGCTTTTTCGACGGACTGAAAAATTCTATCCTGACGGCATTTTACACACCACCGGAAGTAGTAAATGCGCTGGCAGGGGCGCTTATTGACAACGGAATCAAATCATCCCGTCTGCTTGACCCGAGCGCAGGAACGGGTGTATTTACCCAGGCTTTTAAACAGCTTTCTCCCGACATGGAAGTAACCTGTTTTGAGAAAGACCCGATTACCGGAATGATACTCAAACACCTTCACCCTGAAGATAAGGTAAGAGTAGAGGGTTTTGAAAATATTGAAAAGAAATATGCCGATTATTACGATGTGGCAGCAAGTAATATCCCGTTCGGGGATGTAGCGGTCTTCGACCCGGCTTTATTCTCCGACGGTGACCCGACAAAAAAGATTGCCTCACGTTCCATCCACAATTATTTTTTCCTGAAATCGGTGGATATGGTACGACCGGGAGGCCTAATAGCTTTTATTACTTCGCAGGGAGTACTGAATGCCCCGGCAAACCGCCCGGTGCGGGAATACCTGATGTTCCGTTGCGAGCCTGTTTCAGTTATCCGACTTCCAAATAATCTGTTTACTGAATTTGCTGGTACCGAAGTTGGCAGTGACCTGATAGTCCTTCAAAAACGGGAACAAAAAGACCTGTCCGTTTCTACCCCCATAAAACAGGCATTTATTGAATCACGCACCTTGTCCAATGGGATAACGGTCAACAACAGTTTTAAAACCTTCGCCAGGGTGGTACACACCGATGCCAAAGTTGATACCGACCCATACGGCAAATCGGCAATGGTGTTCACCCATAAAGACGGCATTGAAGGAATTGCCAAAGACCTGCGGCAAATGCTGAAAGAAGATTTCTCCCAACATTTGGACTTGCAGCATTATCAATCCCATGCCCAGGACACACCGGAAGAACAGGCAGCGGCCACCGTAAAAATCAAACCGGCGCTTGAATCAAATTTCAATGAACTCGATCCATTTTGGCAAGCTATCGAGGATAATTGGTTCCCCAACGATAATCAAACCGGAGCGGTAAAACCTACGATAGAAAATAAACCCGAACCACCTAAACAACAACCGATACATTCAGAGCAGGGTACGATTTTCAATGTGAACAATAGGGTCATTCAGAAAGAACCGACTAACGGGGCGAAATCCCGGCAAGCTGTTACGCAGGAACCGTTAATCAGTTTGTACGATTTGTTTGGCATTTCAGAAGAAGAGAGAAACGGGCAGAAACGTTCCAACCGGAGAAGGAACCAACAGCCCCAAAAACAGGAGCAGCAGGAAATTCCTTTCATGGAATGGCGCGAGCGGTTGCATTACGAAGGAATGCAAAAGAGGAGGCAACAGGAGAAAGAATCTCATAAAAACAGGAACGTACACGCGGTAAATGGTTCAAGAAAAGAAGAACAGGCGAAAAGTTTAGAAAGAGAACCGGAGCAGCGCAAACGTGAGGATGAGATGAAACCCGTACCGTTCAAAACTGAGTTGTTACCTCATTACCGGGAAGGTTCGCTGGTGTCCGACCAGTCCAACCGTATCGGTTATTTAAGAGATATTGAAGGTTTGCAACCCATGCTCTACTCTTTGGATATAAACAACACCCAAAAGCAAAAAGTATCTCTATACATCGAAATACGGGACACTTATCACCATCTGTACCGCAACGAAGCCGAACGGCTGGAAGCCAATCCCGCCCTTCGCGAAATGCTGAACCGCCTGTACGATAATTTTTCCTTTCGGTTTGGGTTACTCAACGACAAGAAAAACCTCGACCTGATTAAGATGGATGCACGGGGGACTGAGATTTTATCGTTGGAACGTTACATTGACGGGAAAGCGGTAAAAGCCGATATTTTCAACCGTCCAGTTGTATTCAATCCAAACGAACCTACCTCCGTTGATACACCATATGACGCGCTGGCCGCTTCGCTTAACAAATATGCCGGGGTAAACCTGGGCCATATGGCATCATTGACCGGAAACACCGCCGATGACCTGAAAGAAGAACTGAAAGGGACAATTTATTTCAATCCCATGACTGGCGGGTACGAGGTGGCTGATAAATTTATCTCGGGCAATGTTATTTCAAAAGCCGAAGAAGTGGAACATTTCCTGGAACACAATCCCGGACACCGTGAGGCGGAAGAATCGTTACATGCATTACGAGAAGCTATACCAAAACCCATTGCCTTCGACGACCTTGATTTTAATTTTGGTGAACGCTGGATTCCGACAGGAGTTTATAACAAATATGCTTCACACCTTTTTGATACAGAAGTGAACATCCACTACGCTTCCAGCCGTGATGAGTTCAGCGTTCAATCCGACTATTCGAATGCAAAGATTTCTGACCAGTATGCAGTGAAGTCACAAAGCCGCACTTTCAACGGGCTTGCCCTGATGAAACACGCTTTGCAGAACACTTCACCAAATATTACCAAAACAATCCTGGTGGACGGAGAGGAAGTAAAAGTGCGCGACGGGGAAGCCATCCAGCTTGCCAATACCCGTATCGATGAGATGCGTAATGGTTTTTCCGACTGGCTCCGTGAACAGTCGCCGGAGTTCAAAGACCGGCTGGCCGGTTTGTACAACCGTACCTTCAACTGTTTTGTCCGCCCGGCCTATGACGGTTCGCACCAGAGTTTTCCGGGACTTGACCTGAAAGGACTTGGTATTGACGCCCTCTACCGAAGCCAGAAAGATGCTATCTGGATGGACAAACTCAACGGAGGCGGAATTTGCGACCACGAGGTAGGTGGTGGGAAAACGCTCATCATGTGTTGCGGTGCTTATGAGAAGAAACGCCTGAGATTGGTCAACAAACCAATGATTACCGGTTTGAAAGCCAATATTCATGAGATTGCCAAAACATTCTGTACGGCCTATCCCAATGCCCGTGTGCTGTATCCGGGCAAGGAGGATTTTACACCCAAAAACAGGCAACGGATTTTCAACGAGATAAAAAATAACGATTGGGATGCTGTAATCCTTACACATGAACAGTTTGGTATGATTCCCCAGTCACCGGAGGTACAGCGCTATATTTTGCAGGCGGAACTTGACAGCGTGGAGGAAAACCTCGAAGTCCTCAAACGGCAGGGCAAAGAAGTCTCGCGTGCTATGCTGAAAGGTTGTGTGAAACGTAAACTAAACCTGGAAGCCAAGCTCAAACAGGTTACTTTCAACATTGAAAACCGGAAGGACGATGCAGTGGATTTTCGACTAATGGGAATAGACCATTTGTATGTGGATGAATCGCATAAATTCAAGAACCTGACTTTTAATACCCGACATGACCGGGTAGCCGGGCTGGGAAATCCTGAAGGCAGCCAGCGGGCATTGAATATGCTCTTTGCGATTCGTACCATACAGGAGCGCAATGGAAAGGATCTGGGGGCAACCTTTCTTTCAGGAACCACCATCTCGAATTCGTTAACGGAATTGTACCTGTTGTTTAAGTATCTCCGTCCAAAGGAACTGGAACGGCAAAACATTAAAACATTCGATGCCTGGGCAGCTATTTTTGCAAAGAAAAGCATCGACTACGAATTTTCGGTAACCAATGAGATCGTACAAAAAGAACGTTTCCGTTATTTTATTAAGGTGCCGGAACTGGCGCAGTTCTATGCCGAGATTACGGACTACCGTACCGCTGCCGATATTGGTATTGACCGTCCGAAGAAAAACGAAATCCTGCACAACATTCCACCGACACCGGACCAGCTTGGTTTTATAAACCGCCTGGTTCAATTTGCAAAAACCGGTGATGCGACATTGTTGTTCCGCTCCCCCCTGAACGAGCGGGAAGAAAAAGCAAAAATGCTGATTGCAACGGATTATGCCCGGAAAATGTCACTGGATATGCGTATGGTCGATTCCCGCTTTGAAGACCATATCGACAACAAAGCAAGTCATTGTGCCCGTATGATTAATGGCTACTACAGGAAGTACAACGGGCATAAAGGGACACAGTTTGTATTCAGTGACCTGGGGACCTATAAACCGGGAGAATGGAATGCTTACAGCGAAATTAAGCGCAAACTGGTGGAAAACCACAACATTCCGGCACACGAAATCCGTTTCATACAGGAAGCAAAAACAGAAAAAGCCCGGAAAATGATGATAGCTGATATGAACAACGGGAGAATCCGGGTGATGTTTGGCTCCACTGAAATGCTGGGAACAGGCGTAAACGCCCAGAAACGTGCAGTAGCTGTTCATCATTTGGACTGTCCATGGCGTCCGTCGGATTTGGAACAACGAGATGGAAGGGCAGTAAGGAGGGGCAATGAAATAGCCAAAACAGTTGCAGGGAACCAAGTGGATGTTATTCTTTACGCTGTGGAAAAATCATTGGATGCCTATAAATTTGGCTTGCTACATAACAAACAACTTTTTATCCGCCAGTTAAAAAACAACAACCTTGGATGTCGAACCATTGATGAAGGGGCAATGGACGAAAAAAGCGGCATGAACTTTTCTGAGTATGTGGCTATCTTATCGGGTAATACGGAATTGCTTGAAAAAGCAAGGCTGGAAAAGAAAATTGCAGCACTGGAAAGCGAACGCCATGCATTTATCAGGGGAAAGTCATCGAGCCGGTACAAGCTGGAGAATATTACACAAACGGTCGAACGCTATAAAGAGCTTATTGAGCGTATCTCCAAAGACGAGGAGAACTTCAAATCCCGCGTCCAAACCAACGAAGACGGTTCCTACCGTAACCCGATACAGTTGGACGGCGTTACAGGCAGCGACTTTAAACTAATCGGGAAAAAGCTGAATGAAATTGCAGGTACTGCCAAAACGCATGGTACACATGAGACAATTGGAAGTTTGTACGGATTCACTCTTTATGTAAAAAGTGAAACCACGAATAAAGATGGTCTCGATTTCATACAAAACCGTTTTTCTGTTCGTGGCGATGGAGAAATATTTTATCAATACAACAACGGGCAGATGGCCGTTGACCCAAAGCTTGCTTCACAAAATTTTCTTCATGCTTTAGTGGAAAATATGCCACGGCTGTTAGAACGTTATAAAACGGATAACGAAAAACTATTAAAGGATATTCCTGTGCTCAAAGAAGTGGTGGAAAGTACCTGGCGAAGGGAACCTGAATTGGTTGAATTAAAATCGGAACTGGCAAAGCTGGAACGGCAAATTCAGCAGTCGTTAAAGTCAACTGGTGAAACAGAAAGACAGATTTCTGCTCCGGTTAATGGAGCTGTAAGCAAGATACCTCCATCCGAAAAGTATAAACAGGAAGAGTCACCTAAAATACCGGAACGGCTACGGAAAATTGCTGAAGCTTCAGACGGAAGAATTATTATTGCTGGTATTGGTCATTCTGCAAAACAGGATAATCCCATCGTTTCTAAAAGTTTGAAAGTATAGTATACAACGAAAAGAGCCGGTACTCTATAACCGATACCGGCACTTTTCTTTTAACTTCCCAATCTGCACCGTTTAACAACGAAGCGGGTAAAGCAAAAAAAACACTCATTTTTTATCTTTCCGGTTACGCCGTGTATGAAAACGGCTAAAATGAGTTTCAATGAATTTCATGACATCTGATTCTTTATAGAAAGTTTTATGATATATCATTTGAAAGGGCAGTTCGCCTGATGAACGGTAACGCTGTAATGTTCGTTTGCTGACATTAAGCATCCGGCATACATCGTAATTATCCAGCAATTTTTCGCCATCAAATAAAGGAACTTCTTCCTCTGGGTCGCCCAGCTTGTCAACAACGTCATCCAGCTTTGAATTTAAACGCTGCATCCAGCTGTCAAAATATTCCTTCTCTATAAACATAACGGTAACTCATTGAATTACGGCAAAGTTATATGCTGTTAGCATGGATGATTAGGAAGTCGGTATCACTTTTTTTTGAAATAATTTCCGACAACTTGATATTCAATGACTTTCACGGAGTATTTAAAGGAAACAGCCATGAAAAAAATAGAAGGATACTCGGTATTGATTGTCTATTTCTTTCTTCCCATACGCCGGAGTAGGGCAGCTTTTAGCTTATCCAAAAAGGGAGTAGGAATATTCCGGGTTTTCATTTCGCTAAAGGCACGAGAGAGATTTTTATCAAGTTGAATATTAAAAACGTTTTGGATATAATCAGAAAGTTGTGTTAGTGGCACATTTCCGAAGGTACTGTCACTGTCCCAGGAATAGAGCTGTTCCATTAATTCTGTTTTAGTCCCTCGCCACGTTAGTTTAATTAAAGGAAATCCTGAAGGGAGAATCGTTAGTCCATTGGTATCCAATTGTTCTAGCTCTTGCATCAAGTAAGCTAAAAGCATATCATTGGATAATATTTTAGCAACTTTAAAGTCGCAATTCGTCGAAAATTTTGGATCGAGTTCGTAGTAAAATGTTTCGAGATATTGTTCTGTGTCCGTCTTCCCTCTTAAAAAATACAAGGAATCTAGATGAGTAGCACCTGAACGATAATACCGGATAAAATCCAAGCGTTTAAGATTATATTTGTTTATCTCATTCAATTCTTCGCTTAAATACTCCTTTTGTTTGTCTGTCCCTGCAGGACGGTTCATTTCAATGTTGTACAGCTTTCTGTAATAAATTAACCGATAACAGAATTTAGGTTTGATTTCTTTGAAAAAAGAGATTTCTTCCTCTTCATTTTTAAATTGATAGGATAGAATAAAAGTCTTTAGCTGATCAAACGCTTCGGCAAGCACATGAGAGGCTTCTAATGATTTCTTCAGAACATTGAAACCTGATGATTCAATTCGGTTAATAGCTTCATCGGTTTCCTTGCGTAGTTTGGAGATGTATTCAAGCATGCTTTATATATTAAATAAATCAGTAAACTAGTGAGATTATTAGTAATTCATAATTCATTCTCTGCTAGTTGCATTTTTGTTTTTCTAAATGACTAGCGTCTTTTATTTTGTTAATTTTAAAAAAAAAAATATAACTCTTCTTCAAGTTTTTTTTAATACAATATTTAGGCTAAAGCCATTCATGAAAAATGATAATATTATTAACTCTAAATATATTTCGACATCTTATTGACTATCTATTGCTTTAGTTATTTGTATCTTGGATTAAACGCAGATGAATTAAAAATTATCTTTAATTGAGAAACTGCATTTTTTCCAAGAACTTCAATAAACCATACAAGGTGATTATTATCGCTGCACTTATAATAGTATTTGCACTTCCAATTTGCCCATTACAGAAAAGTAAAACATCAATCACCGAAAAATAAAGAAACCACGAATTATACTCTTTTTTCAGAGCCCATTTCCAATTAAAGTGAAATCCTTTAAAAGCAGTATCAATAAGGCTGAGATCTGGGAGTAGCATACTTACTTCTGATTTATATTTTTTGTATTCTTCACCATATTTTTCCAATAACATATTTTCTTCAGCCTTAATAATTGCTAAGTATAAGAGTAAGAATACTGGAAATATTATTAGAACAAAAAACATCGAGTTGGCAAATATTCCAAAACCTAATAGCAATAGCAGATTTCCTAAATACATTGGATTTCTGCATAAAGAATATATGCCATTGGGAACATGAATTGTAGCGTAAATCTTCCTTTGAGAATTTCCCTTGATAACATACTCGAGCCCAATAGTAATGCTCCTTATTAAAACTCCAGCAATAATAAGAGCTCCACCAATTAAGAATGACCATTCCCATGGGAAAATGGTAGAAGACGGTAAAAAAAGTCCGGCATGAAGAATTGGAAATATAATTTGCCGGTAACGAAGAATCCAGTTTCCAAACTTTATAAACATAACCGTTGACTGTAACAAAAATACATTTGGATGATATTGTTATATTGAAATCTCTTTAAATATTCCCTGATTGTCTCTTAAAAGGATTATGTTCGGTGGAGTGATTAAGCAATCTGTTTTATTTAATCTATAACTATTAACAGATACACC
This genomic interval carries:
- a CDS encoding RteC domain-containing protein codes for the protein MLEYISKLRKETDEAINRIESSGFNVLKKSLEASHVLAEAFDQLKTFILSYQFKNEEEEISFFKEIKPKFCYRLIYYRKLYNIEMNRPAGTDKQKEYLSEELNEINKYNLKRLDFIRYYRSGATHLDSLYFLRGKTDTEQYLETFYYELDPKFSTNCDFKVAKILSNDMLLAYLMQELEQLDTNGLTILPSGFPLIKLTWRGTKTELMEQLYSWDSDSTFGNVPLTQLSDYIQNVFNIQLDKNLSRAFSEMKTRNIPTPFLDKLKAALLRRMGRKK
- a CDS encoding methyltransferase family protein; this encodes MFIKFGNWILRYRQIIFPILHAGLFLPSSTIFPWEWSFLIGGALIIAGVLIRSITIGLEYVIKGNSQRKIYATIHVPNGIYSLCRNPMYLGNLLLLLGFGIFANSMFFVLIIFPVFLLLYLAIIKAEENMLLEKYGEEYKKYKSEVSMLLPDLSLIDTAFKGFHFNWKWALKKEYNSWFLYFSVIDVLLFCNGQIGSANTIISAAIIITLYGLLKFLEKMQFLN
- a CDS encoding helicase-related protein — encoded protein: MAYNKKAHLRANIDAIKTAFALERENRWATAGEREILARYSGFGAIKEILDPLPTNGSANPLINELHDVLRENTRDEKEYKRFFDGLKNSILTAFYTPPEVVNALAGALIDNGIKSSRLLDPSAGTGVFTQAFKQLSPDMEVTCFEKDPITGMILKHLHPEDKVRVEGFENIEKKYADYYDVAASNIPFGDVAVFDPALFSDGDPTKKIASRSIHNYFFLKSVDMVRPGGLIAFITSQGVLNAPANRPVREYLMFRCEPVSVIRLPNNLFTEFAGTEVGSDLIVLQKREQKDLSVSTPIKQAFIESRTLSNGITVNNSFKTFARVVHTDAKVDTDPYGKSAMVFTHKDGIEGIAKDLRQMLKEDFSQHLDLQHYQSHAQDTPEEQAAATVKIKPALESNFNELDPFWQAIEDNWFPNDNQTGAVKPTIENKPEPPKQQPIHSEQGTIFNVNNRVIQKEPTNGAKSRQAVTQEPLISLYDLFGISEEERNGQKRSNRRRNQQPQKQEQQEIPFMEWRERLHYEGMQKRRQQEKESHKNRNVHAVNGSRKEEQAKSLEREPEQRKREDEMKPVPFKTELLPHYREGSLVSDQSNRIGYLRDIEGLQPMLYSLDINNTQKQKVSLYIEIRDTYHHLYRNEAERLEANPALREMLNRLYDNFSFRFGLLNDKKNLDLIKMDARGTEILSLERYIDGKAVKADIFNRPVVFNPNEPTSVDTPYDALAASLNKYAGVNLGHMASLTGNTADDLKEELKGTIYFNPMTGGYEVADKFISGNVISKAEEVEHFLEHNPGHREAEESLHALREAIPKPIAFDDLDFNFGERWIPTGVYNKYASHLFDTEVNIHYASSRDEFSVQSDYSNAKISDQYAVKSQSRTFNGLALMKHALQNTSPNITKTILVDGEEVKVRDGEAIQLANTRIDEMRNGFSDWLREQSPEFKDRLAGLYNRTFNCFVRPAYDGSHQSFPGLDLKGLGIDALYRSQKDAIWMDKLNGGGICDHEVGGGKTLIMCCGAYEKKRLRLVNKPMITGLKANIHEIAKTFCTAYPNARVLYPGKEDFTPKNRQRIFNEIKNNDWDAVILTHEQFGMIPQSPEVQRYILQAELDSVEENLEVLKRQGKEVSRAMLKGCVKRKLNLEAKLKQVTFNIENRKDDAVDFRLMGIDHLYVDESHKFKNLTFNTRHDRVAGLGNPEGSQRALNMLFAIRTIQERNGKDLGATFLSGTTISNSLTELYLLFKYLRPKELERQNIKTFDAWAAIFAKKSIDYEFSVTNEIVQKERFRYFIKVPELAQFYAEITDYRTAADIGIDRPKKNEILHNIPPTPDQLGFINRLVQFAKTGDATLLFRSPLNEREEKAKMLIATDYARKMSLDMRMVDSRFEDHIDNKASHCARMINGYYRKYNGHKGTQFVFSDLGTYKPGEWNAYSEIKRKLVENHNIPAHEIRFIQEAKTEKARKMMIADMNNGRIRVMFGSTEMLGTGVNAQKRAVAVHHLDCPWRPSDLEQRDGRAVRRGNEIAKTVAGNQVDVILYAVEKSLDAYKFGLLHNKQLFIRQLKNNNLGCRTIDEGAMDEKSGMNFSEYVAILSGNTELLEKARLEKKIAALESERHAFIRGKSSSRYKLENITQTVERYKELIERISKDEENFKSRVQTNEDGSYRNPIQLDGVTGSDFKLIGKKLNEIAGTAKTHGTHETIGSLYGFTLYVKSETTNKDGLDFIQNRFSVRGDGEIFYQYNNGQMAVDPKLASQNFLHALVENMPRLLERYKTDNEKLLKDIPVLKEVVESTWRREPELVELKSELAKLERQIQQSLKSTGETERQISAPVNGAVSKIPPSEKYKQEESPKIPERLRKIAEASDGRIIIAGIGHSAKQDNPIVSKSLKV
- a CDS encoding helix-turn-helix domain-containing protein; its protein translation is MFIEKEYFDSWMQRLNSKLDDVVDKLGDPEEEVPLFDGEKLLDNYDVCRMLNVSKRTLQRYRSSGELPFQMIYHKTFYKESDVMKFIETHFSRFHTRRNRKDKK
- a CDS encoding DUF1896 domain-containing protein; the encoded protein is MRNTKDKTGQELSYYRFSLLSYLKENHPKRTGNAAFIKERADAAAETYSNAVKNGQTHIEAEELASEVLYQGLHFSAYNTLVHILWNEFSAEIPEERAKEIALQILPLCSEVLDKYALTDDFASTSQYDELYTELTGTVEILLEDGLQ
- a CDS encoding DUF3945 domain-containing protein, whose amino-acid sequence is MDEKISNDDKKVLLVKEANGGKVKAVTGMDEKGNIQTTEPTAKNQNSLFAVNTNEAILEAFFKKMVEQAQQPSHTGFFLMTEKMLDKLIKIDLDPHELELHRVNPVEYLEKVQKQNAQQTQGGGDETTQSTFQPMDVSKIDRQELQKYGINAADLEPHLKAMSYGHKSPQMIPLNPELEPGIRVPTKGRVSLEEQADGSLKIIPHYWEEKPNLDAPFHGVLLNEQDKENLRQSLNAGRVIELEPSPGQKIPAFVSLDRLTNKLEALPVENISIPNKIKGADLSEGQQNRLGAGEKVLVEKMVSRTGRFFDGYIQINASDKKFDFSYEGLDRNRYSQENKEVRRQQKENAPEGESEKQKQLFIPKKLLGVELTEKQQEFLKAGQATYIRGMLKDDKGEPFNAWVKPNPEKMKFDFFKWNPDKAKKQGAEVKPAEESKTQVAVNNDGKTNEATKNVKEPLKQGQQKPTESQFMQEARRPAAKKSGIKI